The Prosthecobacter sp. SYSU 5D2 nucleotide sequence CCTGCCTCATGCACCTCGGCGGCCTTCTCTCGCGCCAGGCTCCGCAGGTGAAAGTGCTGCACATTGCGGAGATCCTGGCCGGAGGAGAGCTGGCAATGGATGGCCATGGTTTGCCATAGATGGCGATGGTTTCTCAAGACGCTGTAAGAATTAACTTCCCTCTTCATGACCCACTCCACAGCCGCCCATGAATTCCTGCGCGATCCCGCCCGCGCTGCGTGGCATGACCAGACCTTGTGGATGGTGCGTGCCAAGCGCGACCGCATGGCGACGCGTGTGCCCGAATGGGAGCAGCTCCGCGAGGCGGCCTCGCGGATCAAGGAGCACACTTTGTCCAGGCTGGCCGACTACCTGGAACAGTTCGCAGACAACGCCGCCGAGAACGGCATCTACGTCCACTGGGCAGCCGATGGCGAGGAGCACAACCGCATCGTTCAGGGCATCTTGCAGAAGCATGGCGCGCGGAAGCTGGTGAAGAGCAAGTCCATGCTCACCGAGGAATGCCACCTCAATCCGCATCTGGAGAAGCATGGTATTGAGGTCATTGATACCGACCTCGGCGAGCGCATCGTCCAGCTTCAGAAGATGCCGCCCAGCCACATCGTCATGCCCGCTATCCACCTGAAGCGGGCGGAGGTGGGCGAGGTTTTCCATGAGCACCTCGGCACTCCCGCCGGCCTGGATGATCCGCAGCAGCTTACGGAGGCTGCCCGGCAGCATTTGAGAAATCATTTTCTCACCGCCGATGCCGCACTCACCGGGGTCAACTTTGCCATTGCCGAGACGGGCGCGTTTGTCGTCTGCACCAATGAGGGCAATGCGGACATGGGAGCGCATCTTGCCCCGGTTCACATCGCCTGCATGGGCATTGAAAAAATCATCCCGCAGCAGGTGCATCTGGGGGTCTTTTTGCGCCTGCTGGCCCGCAGCGCCACCGGCCAGCCCAGCACCGTTTTCAGCTCCCACTTTCTCAAACCGCGCCCTGGCCAGGAGATACACATCGTCATTGTGGACAATGGCCGCAGTCGTCAGCTAGCCAGGCCGGATTACCGCAAATCCCTGGCCTGCATCCGCTGCGCCGCCTGTTTTAATACCTGCCCCGTTTACCGCCGCAGTGGCGGTTACAGCTACAGCTACTTCATCGCCGGGCCCATCGGCAGCATCCTCGCACCGAATGTGGACAAGGCAGCCCATTCCAGCATGCCCTTCGCCTCCACCCTCTGCGGCTCCTGCACCGCCGTCTGTCCGGTGAAGATTGACATCCACGCGCAGCTTCTCAAATGGCGTCAGGACATCACCGCCGCAGGCCATGCACCGTGGTGGAAAAAGGCGGCCATGTTCATGACTGCCTATGTCGTTCGCCGCCCAGCGCTCTTCCGGCTTGGCGGATGGTTCATGCGAAAGTCGGCTCGGATGCTCAGCTTCCTACGCCTAGATCCCTGGACCCAATCCCGAGATTTGCCGCAGCCACCCGCGCAGACCTTTCGCCAATGGTATAACCAACAGTCTGATGAAAATTGACCTTTCTGGAGAAGCGCACTCCACCCCGGCACTTGGCAAGTGCCTCTCCTTGATATCATCATGAGCCGCAGCACCATCCTCACCGCCATCCGCCAGGCCCAGGGTACTCCCGTCCCGATGCCGGAGGCGGCTGTCGCTGCTCTCCATGACTTGCCGAATGCGGCAGGCATGCCGGAGTTCATCGCCACGCTGGATCTCATCGGGGCACGTGTCATCCGGGGCCGCAGCTTGGCGGAAGCCGCCACATGGCTGCGCGAAAACGTCCCGGCCACCGCATCGCTCGCCTCCACCATCCCGGAGCTTCCCGGCACGATGGATCTGACGGCCATTAGTGATCCTCACGCCCTGGACGGCATCCACACCGCCATCCTTCCCGCGCGTTTTGGTGTTTGTGAAAACGGGGCTGTCTGGCTGGATGAAACGGAGCTTGGCCCGCATCGGGTACTTCCTTTCATCGCCGAACATCTTTTCATCGTCCTCCGCGCCAGCGACCTCGTTCCTACGCTGCACCAAGCCTATGACCGCATCGCCAAGATCGGCACCGGTTTCGGCCTCTTCCTCGCCGGACCATCCAAGACCGCGGACATCGAGCAATGTCTCGTCATCGGTGCCCACGGTGCCCGTGGAGCCACTGTTTTCATTCTTGATTAAAGTCCATTTGAAGTTCCCCCATCTCCGGTCCTGCCCATCCTGTAATCCTGTCTAGATTCTTCTTCGTGCCCACCCCGCCTCCAGCCCTCACTGAAACTACCCGCGACGGTCCCAAGACCACACGCTGGGTACTGGAGGCAGCAGATTGCCGGGCCTTTGCCACCCACCGCATCGCCCGCCTGGGCATGGATGAGGCCGTGGCTCCTTATGAACGGGTGCGGCTATCCCCCAGCGGCAGTTTTATCATGGTCTGCCTCAGCGGCACCGGCAGTATTCTTCTTGACGGCCGCTGGCACAAAATTGGCCCTGGCACCGCCTGCATGGCTCCGCCGCGTGTGCCAAATGCCTTTCATGCCCTGCCGGGCAAGCCCTGGAGCTTTCTCTGGATCCGTTACGACGAGCCATCTTTTGTCACGCCTTTGGTTAGCGCTGCTTCCCCAGTCAGGCTGAAGGTGGATGCCGCCCAGCTTCACCGCATCTGGGCCGGGCTAAGGGGCGAGTGGGAAAGCACCCGCGATGTGAAGGCCCTCCATCATTGGACGGAACTCCTCCAGCACCACACCCGCCGCCTGGCGGAACCCTGGCGTCGCGATGAACGCCTGCGCCGCCTCTGGCAGGAGGTGGAAACCCGTCTGGCCGAGGACTGGACACTTGCCTCCCTGGCCCACGCCGCGCATGTCAGTGAAGAGCATTTCCGCCGCCTCTGCTGGAAGGAACTGGGCCGCAGCCCCATGGCCCACCTGACCTCGCTGCGCATCCAGGCCGCGCAGGAGATGCTCAGCAACACGCAGGACAAGCAGGAGGTCATCGCCTTGCACGTGGGCTATCGCAGCCCCATTGCCTTCTCCCGCGCCTTCCGCCGCTGGGCAGGCTGCCTGCCATCAGATTACCGGGCCCGCGTTTGATGCCTCATCTTCAACCCTCTCCGGCACGTCAGGCCCCACATTTTCCCCGGCTCCCTTTCGCGGTGAAATTCTCAGGGCGATCAGCCCAAACGTCAGCGCCCAGATGCCCCCCACCATCCAGCCTGCCAGCACATCTGTGGGCCAATGCACACCCAGGTAAACCCGGCTCACCCCAACCAAAAGTGTAATAATCACTGAAAGCGTGATGATGAACAGCCGCAGCCTGAGATGCGGCTGCGTGCGCGCCAACAGCACCCCCAGCGTCAGATACACCACCGCCGCCATCATCGCATGCCCGCTGGGAAAGCTGGCACTCGTCACCAGCACCCCATGCGGAACCAGGTCCGGGCGCGGCCGGTCGAAAAACTCCTTTAACATGGCCGAAGCCTGCATCCCGCCCGCGATGGCTACCAGTGTCAGCAGTGCCAGCCGGTGCCTCCCCAGCAGCAGCATCAGTCCCAGCGAAGCCGCCGTCAGCCCCGTGAGAATGGTAAACCCGCCCAGAGCCGTCAGATCACGACCCATCTCTTCCATCCACGGCGGGCCGATGGGGTCCGCAGGATTTCCTGCCTCTCGCATCGCCAGCAGAATCTTCTCATCATATCCATGCGACTCCATCTCTCCGACCTCATCGGCGAGCTCAATGAACCCCCACAGTCCGCAGGCAATCAGCAGCAGCGTCGCCAAAATCATCGGCTCTTTGCGCCAGCGTAGCACACGTTTGAGGAAGGGGGACAAAGCGAGCGAAGTCATGGGTTGTAAACAGGCATCAAAGAAGCAGCGGACAAGCAGTCTGTCACATTTTAGATTCGCAGATCACTTGGGCTCCGGTCCCCTTCCCCCCTGCCCCGGAGTGCATTTTGGTCACCTCTTTGTGGACGCCTTCGGGCGAATCTGATGAAATCCCGGCGTTATATCCTTTCCACCACCATGCGCCGCCTAGCTTTCTTCTGCCTGCTGCTCACCACAGCCCTTGGCCTCCAGGCCCAGCCCGTCTCGCTCTTTGATGGCAAGACCCTTACCGGCTGGGATTACGACCCCGCCGTCTGGCGTGTTGAGGACGGCCTCATGACCGGCGGCTCTCTCACCGAAAAAGTCACGCAGAACTACTTCATCTGCACAAACAAGAGCTACCAAAACTTTGACCTCAAACTGAAGATCAAATGCAGCGGCGATCCCGCCACCGGCATGCTCAACAGCGGCATTCAGATCCGCAGCATGCGCGTCCCTGGCGGCCATCACATGAGCGGTTACCAGGTGGACTGCGGCAATGGCTGGTTTGGCAAAATTTACGATGAGTTCCGCCGTAACAAAGTCATCGCCGAGCCCCTGGATGCCGCTGCTTTGGACAAAGCCGTGGACATCTATGGCTGGAACGAATACCGCATCCGCGCCGAAGGTGCACGCATCCAGGTCTGGATCAACGGGGTCGCTGCGATTGACTACACCGAGACGGACAAAAACGTCGCGCTAGACGGCCAACTTGGCCCGCAGGTCCACAGCGGCGGGGCCTGCCTGGTGCAGGTAAAGGACATCACCCTTGAGGAACTCCCCGTCACGCCCGGCGCCCCCACTTGGCAGTCCCTGGGCGGCGTGGAGGCCGCGCGCAAGCTCGTCGCCCCGCTGCCCAAGCCGAAGGCCAAAGCGGGAGCGGCGAAGAAGTCCAAAGGTCGCCGCGACATCAGCTACAATGCCGTGACCGGGGAACCCAAAACCGCCGCCGAACAGCAAAAGCTGTTTCATTTGCCCGAAGGGTACGAGATCGAACTCGTCGTCCAGGAGAGCGACGGCATTGGCAAATTCGTCAGCGTTTATTTCGACCAGCGTGGACGTCTTTGGACTCAGACCGCCTTTGAATATCCGGTGGATGCCAATGAAAACCCGGCCGCAGCCGAGGCCATTTATAAAAGTCCCGGCAAGGATAAAGTCCTCGTCTATCCCCGCGAGGCGCTGAATGCTCACCTGCCCCCTGGCGGCCTGACCCATCCAACGGTGTATGCGGATGGACTGGCCATCCCGCTGGGCATCCTGCCCTGGGGCAATGGCGATGCCTGCTACATCCAACATGGCCATGACCTGAAGCTTTTCAAAGACTCCGATGGCGATGGCAAAGCGGATACACACGATGTGATCCTCACCGGCTTCGGTGTGCAGGACAGCCACCTTTTTCCGCATCAGTTCACCCGCGCCCCTGGCGGCTGGATCTGGATGGCCCAGGGCCTCTTTAACAACAGCCAGGTCCACAAACCCGGCAGCGACCAAAAGGTGGACTACCCCAAATGCGGCATGGCCCGCATGAGACCTGACGGCAGCGACTTTGAAGTCACCAGCACCGGGCCTAACAACATTTGGGGACTCGTCATCACTGGCGAGGGCGAGACCTTCATCCAGGAAGCCAACGATTACGGCTACCCCGTCATGCCCTTCCACGAATACGCCTACTACCCCGGCGGCATGGAGGCCCTGAAGAAGAGCTACCAGCCGGATTTCCCCCCGCAGGCGGAGTTTCGCATGGGTGGGACGGGGCTGAGCGGGCTGGCGCTGATTGAGAGCGGTCCGCTGCAGGACGCCAAGGCGGCTTATACGATGGCCGTTGCCAATCCCATCACCTCCAAAGTCCAGACCCTCGCCATGCACCGGGACGGCCCCTATTGGAAGCTGGAGCAGAAGGAGGACCTCATCACTTGCGATGACCCCTTTTTCAGGCCCGTCGCCCTCACCAACGGACCGGACGGCTGCCTCTACATCGTGGACTGGTATAACAAAATCATCTCCCACAATGAAGTGCCTCGGGCGCATCCGGACCGGGATAAGACGAGGGGGCGGATCTGGCGCGTGAAGTACAGTACTCATCACTCTCCGAGTGATGCGAAGCCCCAAACAGCCGCTGTTCCATCGCCAGTTTCCTCCGCAGCCACGTCCGGGGTCCATCACTCGGAGAGTGATGAGTACTGTACCATCCCCGACTTCACGAAACTCAGCACGGATGACCTCATCGCCCTCCTGGGCACCAAGCCCACTGGCAGGGCACACCTCGCCTGGCAGACGCTGGCGGATCGGGACATGCTGCCAAAGAACCATTGGTCCAGCCAGGAATACGCTGCCCCACCCCTCACCGGAGAAGTGCGATCCTTGGCGAAAAACCCCACGGATGAAAACATCGCCAAGCTCCTCGCCTTCGCCAAACCCTCCCTCCCCAACGGCCCCACCATCCAGTCCTCACGCGCGCCCAAAAAGATCCCCGTTCGCGAAGCCTATGACCGGGAGTTTGAGAGGTTCCTGGTCCGCCTGTTCCTGGAGCGGCATCCTGAGGCGGTGGCGCGATTTCTCGATTCCGAGGCTGCTACAGCTCTCCAGGTTGAAGCCTGCGTCCTCGCCGCCCTGGCCCTGGAACCGAAAACCAGCGCTTCACGCGTCGCCAAACTCCTGCCACAACTGGACCGGTCACCCAATGATGAGGAGCTTTTACGTCTGGCCCAGTTCCCGGAAGAACCCGGCGTGGGCGAAGCCCTGAAGACCCTGCTCGCCCAGCCCACTTCTGGGGCCGTCGTCGCGGAAAAACTCCTGGCCAAACGTACCTCGCTGGACTCCTCCCGCGTCGGCCCCATCCTCAAAGAAACCGCCCTTAGCATGCTGAAGAGCAACAACCTGGCCACCCGCAAACAAGCCCTTGTGCTGTGCAGCGGCTTTCAAATTCCTGCCGAGGAAGACATCATCGAGCCCCTCGCCCAGCGGCAGCATCAGGTCTTTGCAGGCCAGCCCGTCCCCCAGGATGAAAGTGGCGAACTCGCCCTCCGCCTCGCCGCCCTGGCCGCCATCCGTTCGCCTGAGACCCTGCTGTTCTACGTCCTAGCCGAATCCGATCCCGACGCCACTCTCCGCGATGCCGCGCTGGATGCCCTCATCGCCGCCAGCACCAATTCCGTGGAGAGCGCCTGCGAACGCCTCTTCAAGCTCTACCCCAAGCTCACCCCGGCCCAGCGCAAGCGCACCCTTAATGCCCTCTCCGGCCAGGCCGAAGGCGGAGCCAAAAGCCTGCTCACCGCCATCCTCGGCAAAACCATCCCCCAGGCTGATCTCGATGGTCCCGTGCTCGAACGCCTCGCCACCGTGCTGGGCGAAGATCCCGCCCTGGCCCAGCTTCAGCAGCAGCTCGGCGGTGTGTTTGGCGAGGTGCTTTTGCTTGATGGCCAGGACAGCGCCTGGGTGGATTCCAAGCTCACCCTTGAAGGTCCCTTCACCGTCGAGACCTGGGTCCGCCTAACCGGAGGTATCGGAAATCAGGACAGCATCCTCGGCTCGCCCCAACAGATCGACTTCAATTTCTTCGGCTCCAAATTTCGCGTCTGGCTCGGTGATGGCATCGGCGATGTCGCCGTCGCGCAGAAACCGATGACGCCCGATCTCTGGACCCACGTGGCCATCACCCGCGATGCCGGAGGCACCTTCCGCCTGTATCAAAACGGCGAGCTGGAAGCCACCAGCAGCAAAAAATCCACTGCCTCCTTCAAGGACTGCCGCATCGGCTGGAGCGGCCCCAACCAGGGCACCCACGGCGCGCTCAGCGAATTCCGCGTGTGGAAACAGGCCCGCACCGAGGCCCAGATCCGCGCCCACTTCGATCGCATCCTGCCCCCCGCCACCGGAGGCCTGGACTTCACCGCCGCCCGCGACCTGAAGCCCGCCACGCCCAAGCTCTACGGCAAGGGTGCACGCATCGCCAAGACCCTCGATACCCCGCCGCTGCTCACCGAGGCCCAGGCCCAGAAGCTGGATGCCCAATTCACCCGCTACACCGCCCTGGCCGCCCAGGGAGATGCCGAGAAGGGCAAACCGCTGGCTGCCCTGTGCATCGCCTGCCACCAGATCGGCAATACCGGCGGGCAGATCGGCCCGAATTTGAGCGGGGCCGGAGCGATGGGGCTGGAGGCCGTTTTGCGTAACATCCTGACCCCCAATGCGGCCATGGAGCCCGGCTATCGCATCTACCGGGTGGAGATGAAGAACGGCGATCTCATTGACGCCTTCTTCGTTAGCGAGGACGCACAGGCGACCATCATCCGCCAGCCCGGCCTGCCTGACCGGCGGATCAACAAACAGGACATCCGCAGCACCCGCTACATCCGCCGCAGCCTCATGCCCGAAGGCCTCCTGGATGCCCTGCCCGAGGACAGCGCCGCCGACCTGCTGGCCTACCTCATGACGCTGAAAGGGTAAGATGGGCGAGGAGAGGGACTTGCCAAGCCAGTGCCCCAAGGAGTGGGACTTGCCAAGTCCCTTCTTAATACCCGGCACTTGGCAAGTGCCGCTCCTTGGTTAAACCATCTCGATGAAGTTCTTCAATCCGTTCGAAGACATCAAGGTCACCCGGAACCATCTGCCACATTGGCAGCAGCCTGGAGTACCCTACTTCATCACCTTTCGCATGGCAGATTCGCTGCCTGTCGGGATGCTCGAAGAACTGGAGGCGGAGCGGCTTTTGTGGCAGCAAAACCATCCGCCGCCGCTATCTCCTGATGAGGAGGCTGAATACCACAAGCGCTTCTCTGCCAGGGTTGATCAGTGGTTGGATCAAGGGCATGGCTCCTGCGTCCTACGGCAGACTTGCTACCGGCTGAAGATTGAAGAGTCCCTGAAGTTCTTTGATGGCCAGCGATATGAAATGCTGTCCTATGTGATCATGCCAAACCACGTGCATGGGCTCTTGATGATCCACCCCGACTGGTCGTTGGAAAAAGTTATCTTCACCTGGAAACGTCGCACAGCAGGAGTGATCAATGAGAGTCTGGGCGTCACTGGCCCGTTCTGGCAGCGGGATTACTTCGACCGACTGATTCGGGATGGCGATCATCTGAGGAACGTGATCCGTTACATCCGGCGAAATCCCACCAAAGCAAGTTTGAAGGAGGGAGAATTCACCTTGTGGGAAAGTGCGCTGGCGCAGGCCGTGGGATGAGGACCCAAGGAGTGGGACTTGCCAAGTCCCTTCTTAATACCCGGCACTTGGCAAGTGCCGCTCCTTGAACCTGAAACTGCACTTGGCAAGTGCCGCTCCTTGGGATAAGCCCATGCCATGCCGCCCGTGCCCCCAGAAACGCCCGCCTCCAAACCTGCCGCTCCGGCGGATCTGGAAATCAAGGATGCACATCTCATCTTCTACCAGGTGTGGAAAAAACTGGAGGAAGACTATGGCCGGGAGAACCTGCGCTTTCCCAAGGAGCTGATTCTTCTGGGCGGTGCTCCAGGAGCAGGCAAAGGCACCAATACCAACTTCATCCGCAAGCTGCGGGGCATCACGGCGGAACCCATCGTGGTGAGCGCGCTGCTGGACAGCCCGGAGGCACAAAAGCTGAAGTCGCAGGGCGGCATGGTGGGGGACCGGGAGGTGGTGGGCATTCTGCTGCGCAAGCTGCTGGAGCCGGAGCAGCAAAATGGGGCCATTCTGGACGGCTTCCCGCGCACGAAGGTGCAGGTGGAATGCCTGAAGCTGCTCTTTGATGAAATGATGAACCTGCGCCGGGATTTCGCCGAGACGTCGGAGGCCTCTCATTACAAGCAGCCCATTTTTCACATCATGGTGCTGTTTGTGGACGAGGCGGAAAGCATCGCCCGCCAGCTCAAGCGCGGCCAGGAGGTGCTGGCGCACAATGAAGAAGTGCGCCGCTCCGGTCTGGGTGAACTCTGGGAGGAACGCGCCACGGACTTCGATTCCGGGCTGGCGCGGAACCGCTACAAGGTCTTCAAAGAGAAGACCTACGACGCCCTGGTCTCGCTGAAGGAGATCTTTCACTATCACTTCATCAATGCCCAGGCTCCGCTGGCGCTGGTGCAGGAAAACATCGTGCGTGAGCTGGAATACCAAAGCTCCCTGGAGCTGGATCCGCGCACCTTTGACCAGCTTCGCAAGCTGCCGCTGGCCAGCGAGATCGTCCGTCATGCACGGCAGGACCTGGTGCGCCGGCTGGATGGCTACAAGGTGGAGAAACCCGAGCTCATGGCGGCCGTGGTGGAATTTATCGAAGTCAAGATGATGCCCATCATCATGCGGCACGCCATCTCCGGCCGGGCAGACGTCAATTCCGAGGACAAGCTTTTCCATGATCCCCAGGCCCTGACCATCCTGATTGACATCTTTTCGGAGCGCGGTTTCCACGCAACTGTGGATCTGCATCACATTGAAATCCCGGAGAAGTTTGACCTCCAAACAGGGGAGATTCAGTGCCGCAAGAAGAAGGTTTTCCGCTTTGGCATCCGCTTCAAGGGATCGGAAATCCGGCGCGGCTGATGGGTTGGTTCGCCAGGCTTTGCTGCGACAGATGATTCCTTCCCGACTCGATTTTCAACTGGAAGCCCAGGCCAGCGGTTCGCGTGCCCGTGCGGCGACCTTCCGCACGCTGCATAGTACGGTCCGCACACCTTTGTTCATGCCGGTGGGCACACAGGCCACGGTGAAGGCGCAGCTCCCGGAGACGCTGCATGAATCCGGTTCGCAAATTTTGTTAGCCAATACCTATCACCTGCTGCTGAGACCGGGGCCGGAGGTGTTTAAAAGGATGGGCGGCATTCACAAGTTTATGCAGTGGCCAGGATCGGTGCTCACAGATTCGGGCGGTTACCAGATCTTCTCGCTGCCGCATTCGCGCTCCATGACGGAGGCGGGGGCGGTTTTCCAAAGCTATGTGGACGGCCAGCGCATTCTGCTGAGCCCAGAGCTGAGCATCCAGACGCAGATGGCCATCGGCAGTGACATCATGATGGTGCTGGACCAGTGCATCCCCTCCACGGCGGATGAAGCGGCAGCCCGCAAGGCGCTGCAAGTCACGCAACGCTGGGCGGCACGCAGCCTGGCGGCGCGGGAGGATTCGCCGCAGTCCATGTTCGCGATTGTACAAGGAGCACTGTATCCGCATCTGCGGCGGGAAAGCGCGGCGGGGCTGATGGAGCTGCCGTTTGACGGCTTTGCCATTGGAGGTCTGGCGGTGGGGGAGGAGAAGGCGGAGCGCGAGGACACTTGTGAGATGACGGCCTGTCTGCTGCCTGCTGACCGACCGCGCTACCTGATGGGCGTGGGCACACCGCTGGATGTGCTGGAGGCGGTGCATCGCGGCGTGGACATGTTCGACTGCATCATTCCCACGCAGGTGGCCAAACGTGGATCGCTGTTCACTTCACGCGGCATCGTTCAATTGCGTCGCGCGGTGTATAAATTCTCCGAAGAGCCTGCTGACCCTGACTGCGCCTGCCCGGTCTGCGCGAAATACACGCGGGCCTATTTGCATCATCTCACCAAGACGCAGGAGCCGCTGGGCTGGCAGCTCATGGGGCAGCATAACATCCATTTTTATCATCAACTCATGCGGGAAATCCGCGCGAGCATTTTGGAAGACCGTTTTCTAAAACTGTATCACGAG carries:
- a CDS encoding lactate utilization protein B, encoding MTHSTAAHEFLRDPARAAWHDQTLWMVRAKRDRMATRVPEWEQLREAASRIKEHTLSRLADYLEQFADNAAENGIYVHWAADGEEHNRIVQGILQKHGARKLVKSKSMLTEECHLNPHLEKHGIEVIDTDLGERIVQLQKMPPSHIVMPAIHLKRAEVGEVFHEHLGTPAGLDDPQQLTEAARQHLRNHFLTADAALTGVNFAIAETGAFVVCTNEGNADMGAHLAPVHIACMGIEKIIPQQVHLGVFLRLLARSATGQPSTVFSSHFLKPRPGQEIHIVIVDNGRSRQLARPDYRKSLACIRCAACFNTCPVYRRSGGYSYSYFIAGPIGSILAPNVDKAAHSSMPFASTLCGSCTAVCPVKIDIHAQLLKWRQDITAAGHAPWWKKAAMFMTAYVVRRPALFRLGGWFMRKSARMLSFLRLDPWTQSRDLPQPPAQTFRQWYNQQSDEN
- a CDS encoding AraC family transcriptional regulator, with product MPTPPPALTETTRDGPKTTRWVLEAADCRAFATHRIARLGMDEAVAPYERVRLSPSGSFIMVCLSGTGSILLDGRWHKIGPGTACMAPPRVPNAFHALPGKPWSFLWIRYDEPSFVTPLVSAASPVRLKVDAAQLHRIWAGLRGEWESTRDVKALHHWTELLQHHTRRLAEPWRRDERLRRLWQEVETRLAEDWTLASLAHAAHVSEEHFRRLCWKELGRSPMAHLTSLRIQAAQEMLSNTQDKQEVIALHVGYRSPIAFSRAFRRWAGCLPSDYRARV
- the tgt gene encoding tRNA guanosine(34) transglycosylase Tgt, whose product is MIPSRLDFQLEAQASGSRARAATFRTLHSTVRTPLFMPVGTQATVKAQLPETLHESGSQILLANTYHLLLRPGPEVFKRMGGIHKFMQWPGSVLTDSGGYQIFSLPHSRSMTEAGAVFQSYVDGQRILLSPELSIQTQMAIGSDIMMVLDQCIPSTADEAAARKALQVTQRWAARSLAAREDSPQSMFAIVQGALYPHLRRESAAGLMELPFDGFAIGGLAVGEEKAEREDTCEMTACLLPADRPRYLMGVGTPLDVLEAVHRGVDMFDCIIPTQVAKRGSLFTSRGIVQLRRAVYKFSEEPADPDCACPVCAKYTRAYLHHLTKTQEPLGWQLMGQHNIHFYHQLMREIRASILEDRFLKLYHEKRQILQVEDVDHPITTVKPPVISPDHAQRVGDYELELRPGEAARIFHIGTAHTVSTDVTAAAWTEDAHLAQHLRLPAGETPEQAMPLIVWDIGLGAGAAAIAAILAYEEEAEKGPVRPMHIVSLTNDLSPLRLALSHKKHFPYLRHGAADTLVHRGVWTSRYKTGLTWTLLEGPLDETLPQAPAPPEVTFHQVLPGMELPSVIAER
- a CDS encoding transposase, which codes for MKFFNPFEDIKVTRNHLPHWQQPGVPYFITFRMADSLPVGMLEELEAERLLWQQNHPPPLSPDEEAEYHKRFSARVDQWLDQGHGSCVLRQTCYRLKIEESLKFFDGQRYEMLSYVIMPNHVHGLLMIHPDWSLEKVIFTWKRRTAGVINESLGVTGPFWQRDYFDRLIRDGDHLRNVIRYIRRNPTKASLKEGEFTLWESALAQAVG
- a CDS encoding family 16 glycoside hydrolase, which produces MRRLAFFCLLLTTALGLQAQPVSLFDGKTLTGWDYDPAVWRVEDGLMTGGSLTEKVTQNYFICTNKSYQNFDLKLKIKCSGDPATGMLNSGIQIRSMRVPGGHHMSGYQVDCGNGWFGKIYDEFRRNKVIAEPLDAAALDKAVDIYGWNEYRIRAEGARIQVWINGVAAIDYTETDKNVALDGQLGPQVHSGGACLVQVKDITLEELPVTPGAPTWQSLGGVEAARKLVAPLPKPKAKAGAAKKSKGRRDISYNAVTGEPKTAAEQQKLFHLPEGYEIELVVQESDGIGKFVSVYFDQRGRLWTQTAFEYPVDANENPAAAEAIYKSPGKDKVLVYPREALNAHLPPGGLTHPTVYADGLAIPLGILPWGNGDACYIQHGHDLKLFKDSDGDGKADTHDVILTGFGVQDSHLFPHQFTRAPGGWIWMAQGLFNNSQVHKPGSDQKVDYPKCGMARMRPDGSDFEVTSTGPNNIWGLVITGEGETFIQEANDYGYPVMPFHEYAYYPGGMEALKKSYQPDFPPQAEFRMGGTGLSGLALIESGPLQDAKAAYTMAVANPITSKVQTLAMHRDGPYWKLEQKEDLITCDDPFFRPVALTNGPDGCLYIVDWYNKIISHNEVPRAHPDRDKTRGRIWRVKYSTHHSPSDAKPQTAAVPSPVSSAATSGVHHSESDEYCTIPDFTKLSTDDLIALLGTKPTGRAHLAWQTLADRDMLPKNHWSSQEYAAPPLTGEVRSLAKNPTDENIAKLLAFAKPSLPNGPTIQSSRAPKKIPVREAYDREFERFLVRLFLERHPEAVARFLDSEAATALQVEACVLAALALEPKTSASRVAKLLPQLDRSPNDEELLRLAQFPEEPGVGEALKTLLAQPTSGAVVAEKLLAKRTSLDSSRVGPILKETALSMLKSNNLATRKQALVLCSGFQIPAEEDIIEPLAQRQHQVFAGQPVPQDESGELALRLAALAAIRSPETLLFYVLAESDPDATLRDAALDALIAASTNSVESACERLFKLYPKLTPAQRKRTLNALSGQAEGGAKSLLTAILGKTIPQADLDGPVLERLATVLGEDPALAQLQQQLGGVFGEVLLLDGQDSAWVDSKLTLEGPFTVETWVRLTGGIGNQDSILGSPQQIDFNFFGSKFRVWLGDGIGDVAVAQKPMTPDLWTHVAITRDAGGTFRLYQNGELEATSSKKSTASFKDCRIGWSGPNQGTHGALSEFRVWKQARTEAQIRAHFDRILPPATGGLDFTAARDLKPATPKLYGKGARIAKTLDTPPLLTEAQAQKLDAQFTRYTALAAQGDAEKGKPLAALCIACHQIGNTGGQIGPNLSGAGAMGLEAVLRNILTPNAAMEPGYRIYRVEMKNGDLIDAFFVSEDAQATIIRQPGLPDRRINKQDIRSTRYIRRSLMPEGLLDALPEDSAADLLAYLMTLKG
- a CDS encoding phosphatase PAP2 family protein yields the protein MTSLALSPFLKRVLRWRKEPMILATLLLIACGLWGFIELADEVGEMESHGYDEKILLAMREAGNPADPIGPPWMEEMGRDLTALGGFTILTGLTAASLGLMLLLGRHRLALLTLVAIAGGMQASAMLKEFFDRPRPDLVPHGVLVTSASFPSGHAMMAAVVYLTLGVLLARTQPHLRLRLFIITLSVIITLLVGVSRVYLGVHWPTDVLAGWMVGGIWALTFGLIALRISPRKGAGENVGPDVPERVEDEASNAGPVI
- a CDS encoding LUD domain-containing protein, translated to MSRSTILTAIRQAQGTPVPMPEAAVAALHDLPNAAGMPEFIATLDLIGARVIRGRSLAEAATWLRENVPATASLASTIPELPGTMDLTAISDPHALDGIHTAILPARFGVCENGAVWLDETELGPHRVLPFIAEHLFIVLRASDLVPTLHQAYDRIAKIGTGFGLFLAGPSKTADIEQCLVIGAHGARGATVFILD
- a CDS encoding nucleoside monophosphate kinase, translating into MPPVPPETPASKPAAPADLEIKDAHLIFYQVWKKLEEDYGRENLRFPKELILLGGAPGAGKGTNTNFIRKLRGITAEPIVVSALLDSPEAQKLKSQGGMVGDREVVGILLRKLLEPEQQNGAILDGFPRTKVQVECLKLLFDEMMNLRRDFAETSEASHYKQPIFHIMVLFVDEAESIARQLKRGQEVLAHNEEVRRSGLGELWEERATDFDSGLARNRYKVFKEKTYDALVSLKEIFHYHFINAQAPLALVQENIVRELEYQSSLELDPRTFDQLRKLPLASEIVRHARQDLVRRLDGYKVEKPELMAAVVEFIEVKMMPIIMRHAISGRADVNSEDKLFHDPQALTILIDIFSERGFHATVDLHHIEIPEKFDLQTGEIQCRKKKVFRFGIRFKGSEIRRG